From one Bos indicus isolate NIAB-ARS_2022 breed Sahiwal x Tharparkar chromosome 16, NIAB-ARS_B.indTharparkar_mat_pri_1.0, whole genome shotgun sequence genomic stretch:
- the LOC109570788 gene encoding histone H3.3C-like, translating to MARTKRTAYKSTGGKVPRKQLVIEAAGKSAPSTSGMTKPHRYRPGTVALREIRPYQKSTHFLIRKLPFQRLVREIAQDFKTDLKFQSAAIRTLQEASEAYLVVFLESKQHSNLARMYSQNKSFPWLEGKRRQPQPM from the exons ATGGCCCGGACCAAGAGGACAGCTTATAAATCCACGGGTGGGAAAGTGCCCCGCAAACAGCTGGTCATCGAAGCGGCCGGGAAAAGCGCCCCCTCTACCAGCGGGATGACAAAACCTCATCGCTACAGGCCCGGGACCGTTGCCCTCCGAGAAATCCGTCCTTACCAGAAATCCACCCATTTTCTGATTCGGAAGCTGCCTTTCCAGAGGTTGGTGAGGGAGATCGCCCAGGATTTCAAAACCGACTTGAAGTTCCAGAGTGCCGCCATCCGTACGCTGCAGGAGGCTAGCGAAGCGTACCTG GTTGTATTCCTTGAGTCCAAGCAGCACAGTAATCTGGCAAGAATGTACTCCCAGAATAAGAGCTTTCCATGgcttgaaggaaaaaggagacagCCACAACCCATGTAA